The genomic DNA GGCTTGATAGTTTTTGAAAAACCCCGGACCCTTGCTGCAATAGTAGATATTGCCAAGAATCGAAGCTGGTTTTTTGATCAACAAAAATGCTACAAAATAGGCCGTGGCTTCGTAAATACAATACACTGGCTGCCAGCCGCCAGCCTGTTTGATACTTGCCCAGGCTTGGCTCTGATAAAGATGCCCACCATCGAAGTTTGAACATATTAGCTCATCCCACCGAGCTATCTCGAGCTCAGTCGCGAGCCGAATCACTAGCTGCGACCTCTAAATTTTTTATAAATCCTATAGGCTTTGTATTTAGGCTTATTGATCGGTATGTCATAGGTGCCCAAATAGGCCACAGTCTCTCCCCCAAAACCTTTCTTGAATGAAGTTATACCGGCCCACTTGTGCTTGGAGTTATCATCGGGTGCGACTCCCCAGAGATCAAATGCCGTACTACCAGATTGCTTTGCATCTAGGATAGCCTGCCACATCATGCAGACTGTGGCCTTGTGCTTCCTGTTTAGGTCCTGAAAAGCCCCAGCATACGCGTAGCTCCTAACGCCGTTATAATCGTAAAACAATGCACCAGCCACAGGCTCGCCGTCAGCTTTAGCCAAATACAGCTTCATGCTACCGCTTGGGCTCATCTGCTTGAACACCTGCCGATAGTAGCTATCCGGGTAAAAAGTCACTTTCGCACGCTTTGCAGTGTCTCGCAGCATTCCCAGGAATATTTCGAGGCCTTCCTGACTGTCTGTAGACAAAACCTCAACTCCCCGCTTGCTAGCACCATTTATATCGGAACGATGACCAGATCTCAGATTAGCCCTGAGGGCATCGATCGGCTTGGTGATATCAATTACCTGAGTGTGCTCTGGGTCGACTTCAGATGTCTTGATAGCCCCTATACTATCCAGGTCTGATTTACCAATAACCCCCATCGGCTCGATTCTAACAAAATCAAAGCCTTCTTGGGTGGCAAAAGCCGCAACGGATTCCAGTGCGTCCTTAGCGTTAAGACTGGCGGTTGGTCCATAGGGCACATTTAAGTACCTCAGGCCACGCGATTTACGCTCAAACCCAACCCAGCTCCAGTGATTAGATCTTTCGAAATAAGCACTTCGACCCATAGACTCTTGAACCTCCGACCACACCATGCCCTGAAGCACAGATGCGCCAAGGCTTTTTTGCAGTACATCCCAATCGTTAGGTAAATTTTCCATGACTCTATTGTAGCAAGCATGCTTGTCTATGTCTTGCGGTGCTATACAATAGTCAATAATGAATATATTAGCAATCGAATCAAGTTGCGACGAAACTGCTGTCGCGATAATACAAGACGGGACTAAAATACTGTCCAATATCATCTTCTCCCAGGCTGAAATACACGCTCCTTATGGCGGGGTTGTACCTGAAGTAGCAGCTCGATCGCACATAGAAGTTATTATTCCAGTAATCGAGAAGGCCTTCGAGGAGTCTGGCCTGGGCTGGGATAATATTGATGCAATCGCCGTCACTAAGGGGCCTGGCCTAATAGGGTCATTGATAATTGGGGTTATGACTGCCAAAACTCTGGCAATAACCAAAAACAAACCCTTGATCGGCGTTAATCATATTTGGGCACATGCTTTTGCTAGTTTTCTAACAGACAACCCACCGCAATTTCCTTTTCTGGCGCTTACTGTATCTGGCGGGCACACTGCCCTATCTATTTATAAACAAGACCTATCGCGAGAAGTGCTCGGTGAAACACTTGATGATGCCGCGGGTGAAGCCTTCGACAAAGTCGCCAAGCTTATTGGCCTCCCCTACCCTGGTGGGCCAGCTATCTCAAAAGCCTCCGAAAATGGCAACCAAGACGCCTATAGCTTCCCTATAGCAAATCTCCCTAAAAATACTTTTGATTTTAGTTTTTCCGGACTCAAAACTGCAGTACTAAGGCAGGTCCAGGAAATTACGGGTGTGAATCCAGGGGCTATGGAAAAGAAAAAAACATATCAACTCGAAGATAGAATTGTCGCCGAC from Patescibacteria group bacterium includes the following:
- the tsaD gene encoding tRNA (adenosine(37)-N6)-threonylcarbamoyltransferase complex transferase subunit TsaD, with amino-acid sequence MNILAIESSCDETAVAIIQDGTKILSNIIFSQAEIHAPYGGVVPEVAARSHIEVIIPVIEKAFEESGLGWDNIDAIAVTKGPGLIGSLIIGVMTAKTLAITKNKPLIGVNHIWAHAFASFLTDNPPQFPFLALTVSGGHTALSIYKQDLSREVLGETLDDAAGEAFDKVAKLIGLPYPGGPAISKASENGNQDAYSFPIANLPKNTFDFSFSGLKTAVLRQVQEITGVNPGAMEKKKTYQLEDRIVADISASFQKAAVGALVAQTHKAYLRYSPKALVVGGGVACNAYLREKLTAIMPDAIFVPPVLCTDNAAMLGALAYQMAVANLYQDPNTLRADSSLETI
- a CDS encoding peptidoglycan bridge formation glycyltransferase FemA/FemB family protein, yielding MENLPNDWDVLQKSLGASVLQGMVWSEVQESMGRSAYFERSNHWSWVGFERKSRGLRYLNVPYGPTASLNAKDALESVAAFATQEGFDFVRIEPMGVIGKSDLDSIGAIKTSEVDPEHTQVIDITKPIDALRANLRSGHRSDINGASKRGVEVLSTDSQEGLEIFLGMLRDTAKRAKVTFYPDSYYRQVFKQMSPSGSMKLYLAKADGEPVAGALFYDYNGVRSYAYAGAFQDLNRKHKATVCMMWQAILDAKQSGSTAFDLWGVAPDDNSKHKWAGITSFKKGFGGETVAYLGTYDIPINKPKYKAYRIYKKFRGRS